The Pseudomonas parafulva genome window below encodes:
- the cas6f gene encoding type I-F CRISPR-associated endoribonuclease Cas6/Csy4 encodes MDHYLELALLPDPEFSQPLLMNALLAKFHRALHDLRRDDIGISFPDVSQRPLTLGARLRVHGSEQALGSLQRTDWLSGMRDHVRCTGPDAVPSAVQYRCVSRVQVDSNPERLRRRLIKRHGISEEEARQRIPESRGKTCNLPYAQLRSKTSGEMFRLFVQHGPLLDCAREGTFGGYGLSSQATVPWF; translated from the coding sequence ATGGATCACTATCTTGAACTGGCGTTGCTGCCAGATCCGGAGTTCAGCCAACCCCTGCTCATGAACGCGCTGCTGGCCAAGTTTCACCGGGCCCTGCATGACTTGAGGCGCGATGACATCGGCATCAGCTTCCCCGATGTCAGCCAGCGCCCGCTCACGCTGGGCGCCCGCCTGCGCGTGCATGGCAGCGAGCAGGCGCTCGGCAGCCTGCAGCGCACCGACTGGCTGAGTGGCATGCGCGATCATGTTCGGTGTACCGGTCCCGATGCAGTTCCCAGCGCCGTGCAGTACCGCTGTGTCAGCCGCGTGCAGGTCGACAGTAATCCGGAGCGACTGCGTCGCCGGCTGATCAAGCGGCACGGCATCAGCGAAGAAGAGGCCCGCCAGCGGATTCCGGAGAGCCGTGGCAAGACGTGCAACCTTCCGTATGCGCAGCTACGTAGCAAGACGTCGGGGGAGATGTTCCGCTTGTTTGTTCAGCATGGGCCTTTGCTGGATTGCGCGCGGGAGGGGACGTTTGGCGGGTACGGGTTGAGTAGCCAGGCGACGGTGCCTTGGTTCTGA
- the csy2 gene encoding type I-F CRISPR-associated protein Csy2 — protein MAECPQFDAVLVLPHLRIQNANALSSPLTHGFPSMTAFIGLMWALERKARAGGVQLQFRAVGAVVHEHEEQATSDRYVKTLHLTRNPNDRSGNPSPIVEEGRIHLGLTLLLGVSGQALDDPSRRPQLAVQLLEMLQPLRVAGGSLIPAEQQGPRHRPYFMPIATDADARMDTFAATVPNWLPGFALVERTDLLQQRYEDLRRFASNSTQLDAWLSLSRINWSPDQPDSLGKAEWRSDRQGLGWVVPIPVGYGALTPLLPAGSVANSRDYETPVRLVESLYSIGEWISPHRLESVEQLLWYPSTDAHDGVYRCHNDYQPDTEPNFD, from the coding sequence GTTCTGCCCCATCTGCGCATTCAGAACGCAAACGCGCTTTCCAGTCCCTTGACCCACGGTTTCCCCTCCATGACCGCCTTCATTGGGCTGATGTGGGCGCTGGAGCGCAAAGCCAGAGCAGGCGGAGTCCAATTGCAGTTCCGCGCAGTAGGTGCAGTCGTTCATGAGCACGAGGAACAAGCCACCTCGGATCGCTACGTCAAGACCCTGCACCTGACCCGCAACCCAAACGACCGCAGCGGCAATCCCTCGCCAATCGTCGAAGAAGGCCGCATCCATCTCGGGCTAACCCTGTTGCTGGGCGTCAGCGGCCAGGCGCTCGACGATCCCAGCCGGCGCCCACAGTTGGCCGTACAGCTTCTTGAAATGCTGCAGCCCCTGCGTGTGGCTGGCGGCAGCCTGATACCTGCAGAGCAGCAAGGCCCGCGTCACCGCCCTTATTTCATGCCGATCGCCACAGACGCAGACGCTCGAATGGATACCTTCGCCGCCACCGTGCCGAACTGGTTGCCCGGCTTCGCGCTGGTCGAGCGTACGGATCTGCTGCAGCAACGGTATGAAGACCTGCGCCGTTTTGCCTCTAACAGTACGCAACTCGATGCGTGGTTATCGCTGTCGAGAATCAACTGGTCCCCCGATCAACCCGACAGTCTAGGCAAAGCAGAGTGGCGCAGTGATCGCCAAGGGCTGGGCTGGGTAGTGCCTATCCCTGTGGGTTATGGCGCGCTGACGCCGCTCTTGCCCGCAGGTTCGGTCGCCAACAGCCGCGACTATGAGACGCCAGTGCGCTTGGTGGAAAGCCTCTACAGCATTGGCGAATGGATCAGCCCTCATCGCTTGGAAAGCGTGGAGCAGTTGCTCTGGTATCCAAGCACCGATGCGCATGACGGCGTTTACCGCTGCCACAACGATTACCAACCTGATACCGAACCCAACTTCGACTAA
- the csy3 gene encoding type I-F CRISPR-associated protein Csy3 — protein sequence MTTETLKTASVLAFERKLDPSDALFHAGDWRNRDEWTPIQVREKSVRGTISNRMKTKDPDPAKLDAEVQKPNLQTIDVATLPHDADTLKVTFTLRVLGQVGQPSACNGADYRKKLQATVHSYVQQNSFNELAYRYACNLANARFLWRNRVGAEQIEVRVEQLVEGQAQQTWNFDALSISLRHFDSEGENAAALQDLARLINSGLLGEQPVLLRITAYARVGAGQEVFPSQELIMDRGRGDKSKTLYTVSGIAGLHSQKVGNALRSIDTWYEEADVNGPIAVEPYGSVTTQGKAYRQPRNKSKDDFYSLLDAWVLKDKVPPLEQQHFVIATLIRGGVFGEAG from the coding sequence ATGACTACCGAGACTCTTAAGACTGCATCGGTTCTGGCCTTCGAGCGAAAACTCGACCCTTCGGACGCGCTGTTCCACGCCGGTGACTGGCGTAATCGCGATGAGTGGACACCCATTCAGGTACGTGAAAAATCGGTGCGTGGCACCATTTCCAACCGCATGAAAACCAAAGACCCGGACCCGGCCAAACTGGACGCGGAAGTTCAGAAGCCGAATCTGCAGACCATCGATGTTGCGACACTGCCGCATGACGCCGATACGCTCAAAGTCACCTTCACCCTGCGCGTCCTGGGCCAGGTGGGCCAGCCGTCGGCCTGCAACGGCGCTGACTATCGAAAGAAGCTGCAGGCGACGGTGCACAGTTATGTCCAGCAGAACAGCTTCAACGAACTGGCTTATCGCTATGCCTGCAACCTGGCCAATGCCCGCTTTCTCTGGCGCAATCGCGTGGGTGCCGAACAAATCGAGGTCCGTGTCGAGCAACTGGTCGAAGGTCAGGCCCAGCAAACCTGGAACTTCGATGCCCTGAGCATTTCTTTGCGCCACTTCGACAGCGAAGGGGAAAACGCGGCGGCATTGCAAGATCTGGCGCGGCTTATCAATAGCGGGCTGCTGGGCGAGCAGCCTGTTCTTTTGCGCATCACTGCCTATGCGCGAGTTGGCGCCGGCCAGGAAGTCTTCCCCTCGCAAGAACTGATCATGGATCGTGGTCGGGGCGACAAGAGCAAGACGCTGTATACCGTCAGCGGTATTGCAGGGCTGCACTCGCAAAAGGTGGGCAATGCGCTGCGCAGCATCGACACCTGGTACGAAGAGGCCGATGTCAACGGCCCTATCGCCGTCGAGCCCTATGGATCAGTCACCACTCAAGGCAAAGCCTATCGCCAGCCTCGGAACAAGAGCAAAGACGATTTCTACTCGCTGCTCGATGCCTGGGTGCTCAAAGACAAGGTGCCCCCACTGGAGCAACAGCACTTCGTCATCGCTACATTGATTCGCGGCGGTGTCTTCGGCGAGGCGGGTTGA